atatatatatatatatatcacaaaatGAGACTTCATCATTAAAGGTTAGTCATTTCTGTCTTGTGAGATGTTGACTCTTGTTCTGTTTGTTCTATTACAGAATGAAGAGAAACTTTGTCAACGACATGTTGCATTAGACTTTTTAGTTTCTTAATTCATTGTTTCATTATGAAATTGTTATCTctgtttttatgttatatgGTTAGTATCattatgattaaaattatagttattttgaaaaattacacaaatcaattttttggcaattttcattttcattttgattaaGGGTTTAGCATATAGGAACACACTGAATTTATATGTGATCACTATCTTATAAGATAAGCTTATCAAACCTGAAATTTGTTTGAATGAAAGTGCTTAGCTTGTACAGATTAAACATATGGATTTAGTCTCACATAGCATATTTATCATTCaattaactttatattttcACAACCATTTGATCAACCATATGTCAACTTTAAAAACCTTAAAAAATCTAATACCATAAATTTGAATCTGAGCATCATTAAGATGGTCTTCAAATTTGGAAAATCAACGTTATAATTATGAGTAATGATGCATTTATATTCTTAGTAATATCTACCAATAAAATTGTTTTCTTGCCACCTGAATTGTGAGTCTCAACTCATTTTGACAAATTAATTGTGATTTTGTATAAATCGACTAATACGAATTGGTTATTTTTCTTTACAACAATATATAAGTTTAAAAGTTCtaccataattttatttattttgttctaaaTATGAAAATGAGGAGAAAGAGttacgaaaatataaaatatcaatattttgtcAAGGGAAGAGATTATGTAGATAGTAACGGTTATGTGAATTTTTTTCCACGACCTTGAAAATCATTCTTAGCACTTTTGTCTATGTCACTGTTTATCAAGTTGACGTCTCAATCTTTTAATTCTAAAGGGTCGGTAACCAAATTTTggcattttcaatttttttggaattgtgGGGTATGAAAACAGAGCTGAATCCACCGCTTAAACTGTCATGAAGAATTGTTAATTCTTCGGTTTAGTTGGTTTAGCTTTCGACTTCGTTTTAGTTTTTATGTGGGCTCAGGTTAGTTCTTTATTGGACTTTTTTCATTTAAAGCCTAGTGGAACTATATTTCGATACCATTTCCATAAAGTTTAGTATATacatgtttgttttcatttaattaatgGTAGTTATTTAGTATTAGGATCACGAGCTCTTTGAGAATGTTTTTGCATTAAGCAACAAGTCACGTTTGATTCTCATTGTAGTCAGTGTTAGGAATTTTAATTCTAATTGTATAAGCAACAATTCACATTTTAATCGTATCACAAAAAACATTCATGTTCCTTTTGTAGAAGAGCCTTTCACATGATATCTAAAGAGAGCAATCATTCACCGACTTTCATAAATGTAGCCATATCCAAGAGTTGACCTTACTTGCTATACTCTTTTTTAAATCGtctcaattttaattaaattaaaattatatttatcccACAATTTGTGGATCCAATCAAGTTGATTTCGAATCTTGCATAAAAGAAATAATCTGTAAATAATTAGTTAGTGTTGGCAATTAACAtatgacaatttttttaaatagatcattttcaagttttgatcacaaaaatagaccataaagagaaaaatgatcaaaatatttcatCTAATAGGTAAAAAGATTGTAAtatcctagatatataaaaaaataaaaaaaaatttaattttttttttaaaaatggttttttatagttttagattatatgttttcaaattcaaacttttttataaaaaagttttttttttagtttttttccaaattttctttttgtaattcgaaaatactttttgaaactattttaaaaatttttattttcaaacttttaatatttatttttattttataaaattttaaatctcaatctcaaatctccaccttttaactctaaactctaaggttTAGATTAAATAACCTTGGGggtataattatatatttacctctttaatgaaacattttagtcattttgatccttaaagtctatatttgtgatataattttttttagtgctatcttaGCGTATTTCTCATTAGCATAACCTAAATCTtgaaatgaattttcaaaaagaaagaaaaaggttgtaaaaaaatcaatattgtaAACTAAACAAAAGAGTCACTAGATAATGCGTATTATATGGGTTGTTTATTAACTTGATGATGTCTCCAAGTCCattgatttttatgttataGTTAGCTTTGTAAATTGTTAGTTTTTTTACACAAGTATATAATGTTATTAGTACGTCATTAAAGATTGCTTAAACCCCAAattgtgatttgtgagtttAACATAAAGTCAATAAAATATAATCTGAATATAACAAGGCAGGCACCACAATACTTGCTTTACAAAAGATAACACATTCAGTTTCTTATCCAATAGTAAACTGCCACGTATATTAGCTTCTTAACTAAACAATCTAACTGCAAGACTCTTTCGTACCAGAAAAGAAGGAAGAAAGATCAAAACTCTTTCTTTGAGgtttttcttgttttcagaTCGAATCTAAGAAATGGGCAACGCTATTAGGTTACTCTACCGGAAATGTTGCAGCCCCACGACGGACGATAAGCCTCACGGCGTTTCAGCTCTTTCACGTGATCTCCTTAGCTTCGAGACCACTTCTCAGGTTTCTCTTCATTGCTTTCTCATAAACTTTCTTTTGGATCAGCTTACTAGTTTTAGGTTTGGTCCCTATTACCATCTAAGTGTAATCTTGTGTAATGATCTTTTGTCTCTTAAGCAGAATCAAATACCAAttcacaatatttttttcttgattcttaAGATATTGATCATGATTGAAAGTAAATTGATCTTAGGTTCCTGAAGAGCTTGGAAGTTATGTTGTGTCTTCTATAAAGGCTCAAGCAAACTGGTGAGAGGAACAATACACATGATCATCTTgaatctttctttcttatttgcCTTGAAATCTTTTAATATTCCAAAATCTGTTTTTAAGGTATGGAAAGATACTTGAGGCCTGGAAGCAAGCCAAGCCTCGGCCTCAGACCGATGAGGAAGCTGCAAGGCTTGTTATCACGACTCTAAAGGGGCATAAGAAAGCTGATGTTGAGGTACTAGTCATGTTCCAAAGTTGCAAAAAATAATACACATTTTAGAAAGATTATTgaaattttgtttgttaatgACATAACTCAGGGACTTTTGTCTTTCTATAGACTCCCTTCGCCTGGTAAGCTCGATGAGATCCCTAATGAATCACCTGTGTCTGTATCCGAAGGACTTAAATTTGAGCTTCTAACGCTTCCGGTTAGAAAACTTTATTAATTCTTTATAAAACGTTATAGTTTATGATGACAATGTTTCTAATCAAGAAATGTTCTAATTGAAATAAGGTGGATCAAAAATCTGTGGCAGATGGAGATACTGTTACTGTGTATGTTACTAGCACAGATCCTATTGTGTCATCTACACTTCCTAAGGAAGTGAGTCTTGCAGCGGCTAAAAGAGCTAAAGCCCGAGAGAACAAGAATTACACAGAAGCAGATGCACTTCACAAGAAGATCATAGCTTCTGGTTACAGGTTTGTGTTTTCATCATAGGAATCATATTAAGCTATGAAATTCATAGTTCTTCTgaccctttttttttcttgggctTAGGATGATAAATGTTCAGAATAAGGAAGTTCTTGCTAAAAAGTTCAGAATAAGACTAAGGTAAATCACTCTCTCATCTTAAATCTTTTGAATCAATGCTTTCTTGAGTATTACGTTAGATGAAATGTCTAAAACTAATTGGTGAGTCGATCtctattatatattacttaaaatattcttttttaactTCCGAACGTTGTCTCTAATATTGAGTGTCTAAAAACAACTTGGGAATGAAAACAGGGGAATTGATGCACCTGAGAGTAAAATGCCTTTTGGAAAAGAGTCACATGATGAGCTACTTAAGATGGTTGAAGGTAAAAGCTTGAAGGTGTTAGTCTATGCAGAGGATCGATATGGAAGATGTGTAGGAGATATATACTGCAATGGAAAGTTTGTACAAGAAGTTATGTTAAAGAAAGGTCTTGCTTGGCACTATCTAGCCTATGACAAGCGTCCAGAGCTTGCAAAGGCAAGATTCTGTAAACCTTAAGTCTCTTTGTATTATTCTTTATAATGTTTTAACAGTTTCCTTTTTTGGTATCTGAGACCAGTGGGAAAATGAGGCTAAGCAGAAGCGTATTGGCTTGTGGGCGGCTAAAAATCCAGAGAAGCCATGGGAGTGGAGAAAGAACAAACGTGGAGGAAATTAACACTGTGAACCCTAAGCGGCTACGttgcttccttctcaagttagGGTTTGTTCCAATTCTTGGGGTTCTGGATGCGACAGATACcttctattttctatgtctaGTTCGGTAACAAAAGTAACTATATTATTCTGTAATGATTAAAGATGTGATATGTTGTTGTAACTGTAAGAGCACTCTGTACATGTTTCATGTGTTGATAAGTTGTTGGCAATggagaatctctctttgaaccTAGAAATAGCAGCTTGCTTAGTTGTTCTGTTTCTAAATTTAAAGaactaattagttttatttttaggtttaacAATCCAGGGTTAAGAACTAAAAATCTTACAAAGTTGTAACTTGTTTTCTAGTTGTTATATTTGCTAAAAAGTAATGTGAAAATAGTTTTTGATAAATCTTTATCATAAGGAGTGGATTATCAAGGGCTCTAGAGCCAGAGCCTTTCATAATCTTTtgcaatctttttcttcttctttgagttTACATCGATGCCAAAGAATAAGAAAACAGAATGGCAAGTGGGAGATCCTGCAATAAGCGTAGTGAGTGGTCAGTTCTGTAATCCATACCCTATGGATCTAATGGTGAAGAGGAAAGTTCAGAATTTCTCAAAAGATCATTACCAAGTGTTTGATCCAAGTGGGAATCTACTCCTGCAAATTGATGGACAGGCTTTTGGGTTTAACCGTAAAAGGGTTATGCGTGATCCTGCTGGTTTCACAATCCTCACAATGCGCCAAAAGGTTACAAATAGATTCAATCTTTAAAATCACAAAAGGACTCTTGCTTGAgattgtatgtgtgtgtgtgtgtataggGGATTACGTTGAAGAATAAATGGGAGGTGCATGGAggagagagcaaagagaaagaAGACTTGTTGTTCACGGCACAGCAATCTTTAGCGGTGTCTTTGAAAACATCTTTGGATGTTTTCTTGGCTGAGAATAATAATGTCAAGAAGGGCAGTACTTGTGATTTTCATGCTTCTGGTGGATACTCGAATATTTCATTCAAAGTTTTCAAATCGGATGCTCTCATTGCAGGGGTAGGGGTCAGTTATAAAACATTTCTTTATTTATGAACTTTTGGTGCTTTTCACACATTGGTCAAGAACTGAGATGTTACAATGGATGTGGGGATGTTTGCAGGTGACACATAAGTTTACATGGGGAAGTTTCTGCAAAGGAAAATATAATTTCAGGGTGAGAGTGAATCCAGAGGTGGATTATGCTTTTATCATTGCTTTGCTTGTTATGGTTGATGACAATGAGAATTGGTGTTAGACTTTCTTAATCAATATCTTACGTTTGGTTTCATTCACATGCTGTCTGTGTGTATGTATTGATTTGTTTCAAGTTGTATGTAAGAACTTTTTCAATGTAACATCTGCTAATGCTTGTCAGAACTGAAGTGGCGCTTCCATTGTTTGGTCGAACAATGACCTTTCCACACAAAAAACTATTGTGAAAGTGTGATCGCAGAAAGATGAAATTTATTTGATGAAAACAATCTTACTAGATGTACACAAATCAAATCTCCAAGTAGTTGAGAAGTTCACAAAGATGAAGTAATGAGAGACAGAACAAATGTAGTCGTGATATCAAACAAACCCGTTTTGACCAAACCTCTTAAGAAACCTTAAAACTCATAAACCAGACACAATAAAGAGTCGAACATGAAGTAGTACGAACACAAATGATGAAAGCACACCAGTAATAATGAATAAGACCAAAGCTTCGGATGGATAGAGAGATGTGTTTAGGTAAGATCATCCTCTTCAAGCTCCTTTGCCTTCAGCTTCTCCTTCACCCTCAACAACATAGTTGTCTTCCATGAGTCCTGCAAGAATACCAATTCCATGATAAAGATCAGACCAAGGTAACAAGACAACATTTGTATGAGATTTATGGTGTCCCGTACCAGAGGAGTCATGCTATCAAATTCCTTGACAACGTCTGTGAACTTTGCGATGTCTTCTTCATCGATAGCAGAAGCAAGGTCCTATCCATGGGAATTAATGCACTTACTTTAGCATACTTTATGTAAAGCTACACTCTCTCataatcaaatacaaaactcaGTTTAAAGCCTTACAGATAAGAATTTGCATTCTCGTGTTCCAGTGAAAGTTGGATCCAGATCCTGCAGAAAAGTAGAAGTTAGAAATTATGCCATAGTTCTTCCAAAGAAAACACCAGAATGCTTGtgtgtggaagaagaagaagaagaacctgaTATTTCTCCAGAGCGTTGGTGATGGAAACGACATCAGCTTTGCAAAGGTGGCACATGCCAGCATTGAGAAGATGGCCCTTAACTCCATACTTAAGCAAGTTATTGCCGAGTGAATGGCGTGCTATTTCTTCATAAATCTTGATTGCCTTCTCATATCTGTCAAAAGATACATCAAaactttatcaatcaatccatccCAACCAAGGTAAACAAAAAGCTATCATTACTGCCGTGCATAGTGCACATGATGGATATGAACAATGTTGAGTTTATGGATTGGTCCTAGAATTTTAAAGTCAGGGGGTTCCAGCTGAGTATTGTACAGCATGTCAGCTGAGTACCAAAGGACGagaaagccaaaaaaaaaaagaagaggaaggTTCATATAATCTTACTGCTCCAACTGGGAAGCATATTGCGCCACCTTTAGATTGCACTGGTTTGCAGAAGTGGTCACTTCTTCATTTTGAAAGAACTCAGCAGCCTTTTCAAAGTAATCAATAGCCTGCTCTATCTTCTGGTCTGCTTCATAATACTCAGCAATTTCCTGTCGAAATAACAAAACCATTGACGTACCTTAGTAAAAAAACATTCACAGAAACAAATCCGCACCAATATTACTATATAGTGTAAAAACACATATCCACTGGATAAAGGAAACAAGAGCAACGAAGGGGGTAATTAAGAAGTGGCCTAATTAAGCTATTGACTCAATATCTGTACTTAAAAGAGTGTAATATTCTGTTCATGCGCAAAAGAGAATACCTTGTAGTATCTTGCAGCCATGTTGAGCCTCCCTATCTCGCAGAAAATATTCACTGCTCGCTCTAGACAAGATGCAGCCTCTGCATACAAGAACATGGCTATATTAGGACACATGCATAGCGAAAAGCAAACTCACAAAGAAAGTTGATAACCAATCTTATATTAGCGGAACTGTCAATTCAAAAGGAGAATAGCTTTTGCCTATCTACATACCATTAGTGTCAACTTTCTTGTAGCATTTAGCAGCTTCTGCATAGGCGTTGGCAGCATCATGTTTGCTATCCGACTGCACATAGACAGCAATGTTATCATAAACACAATAGCTCTCAATATTTGTAGGCAAAAGAAGTTACCTTTAAGTGACAGTCGGCAACTTTAAGATAAGCCTTTCCAGCTAGATCCCCTGAGAAAATCATACATCAAACACATTAGCAAGACACACTTGTGGAATTGAacattaatctattaaaaatcaatcaaaattaTACACTGAAATGTTGAACCTTTCTACACGTTACAATCAATCAATCAGCCACAAGTTTCTTACAGATCAAATAAGCCTAAACCCTACATGTGACATGATCACCGTAACCTAAGATCAGATCATATCAATTTCTCGGAAACCCCATAAAGAAAAACGAAAACTTTACATGATTTGGCGAGCTTGTAGGAATTAGCAGCTTTCTCG
The nucleotide sequence above comes from Brassica napus cultivar Da-Ae chromosome A9, Da-Ae, whole genome shotgun sequence. Encoded proteins:
- the LOC106368101 gene encoding staphylococcal-like nuclease CAN1 → MGNAIRLLYRKCCSPTTDDKPHGVSALSRDLLSFETTSQVPEELGSYVVSSIKAQANWYGKILEAWKQAKPRPQTDEEAARLVITTLKGHKKADVEGLLSFYRLPSPGKLDEIPNESPVSVSEGLKFELLTLPVDQKSVADGDTVTVYVTSTDPIVSSTLPKEVSLAAAKRAKARENKNYTEADALHKKIIASGYRMINVQNKEVLAKKFRIRLRGIDAPESKMPFGKESHDELLKMVEGKSLKVLVYAEDRYGRCVGDIYCNGKFVQEVMLKKGLAWHYLAYDKRPELAKWENEAKQKRIGLWAAKNPEKPWEWRKNKRGGN
- the LOC106364949 gene encoding protein LURP-one-related 14-like, whose product is MPKNKKTEWQVGDPAISVVSGQFCNPYPMDLMVKRKVQNFSKDHYQVFDPSGNLLLQIDGQAFGFNRKRVMRDPAGFTILTMRQKGITLKNKWEVHGGESKEKEDLLFTAQQSLAVSLKTSLDVFLAENNNVKKGSTCDFHASGGYSNISFKVFKSDALIAGVTHKFTWGSFCKGKYNFRVRVNPEVDYAFIIALLVMVDDNENWC
- the LOC106368100 gene encoding alpha-soluble NSF attachment protein 2 yields the protein MGDHLVRAEEFEKKAEKKLNGWGIFGSKHEDAADLLEKAANSYKLAKSWDLAGKAYLKVADCHLKSDSKHDAANAYAEAAKCYKKVDTNEAASCLERAVNIFCEIGRLNMAARYYKEIAEYYEADQKIEQAIDYFEKAAEFFQNEEVTTSANQCNLKVAQYASQLEQYEKAIKIYEEIARHSLGNNLLKYGVKGHLLNAGMCHLCKADVVSITNALEKYQDLDPTFTGTRECKFLSDLASAIDEEDIAKFTDVVKEFDSMTPLDSWKTTMLLRVKEKLKAKELEEDDLT